In Archaeoglobus profundus DSM 5631, the sequence AAGTCAATGCAGACCCAGACGATGTAATCGTCAAAGCTGAATTCACTGGGCAGGGTGTAAAAGTTAAAGAGGACAAGCTCGTATTTACAAAGTACAACGAATCCAACGGCACTGGATGGCTATATGCTACACTGTATCCGTTCTACAATGACACGCTGGACAAACTTGTAGATGAAGGTAAGCCAACCGAACTGCTTAGACCAGGAGTATACACGTTAACGCTCCACATGTACAATAAAGAAACTAACGAAGAGATAAGTGAGGCAGAAACTGCAGTACCAGTAGTAGTTGAACCACTCGAGCTAAACGTCAATGTCCCAGAAGAGGTGGTCAAGGGCGATCCCATAGTGGTTAAAATCGAAACCAACAGAAAGAGCACAAAGATCTACGATTACATATACGTAGTGCTTGACTTAGGTGTTAAGAAGATGAAGTATTCAAGAGTGGCCTTGGACAACGAAGGTAAGGCAGAAGTCGAAATTCCAACAGCTGGCATTGACCCAGGTACCTACAAGCTCTATGTGAGAGATGCAATGCATACACTCGATCCAAAGGGAAGAGATATAGAAGATTGGTACGACATATCACCGACAGATGCTTACGCTAAGGACTACTATGCAGATGACGACGTCCTATGGGTCGGAGAGGTCAAGATACTTGAAACTGCACCTGTCACTACAACTGTAACACCAACACCAACAACACCGACTCCAACTCCGACAACACCAACGCCAACACCAACAACACCGACTCCAACTCCGACAACCACAACACCAACACCAACAACACCGCCACCGACAACCACAACACCAACACCGGGCTTCGAGGCAGTGTTCGCAATAGCAGGACTCTTAGCGATTGCCTACCTGCTGAGAAGAAGACAGTAAACTTAAATTTTTTCTCTTTTTTATTAATTAATTTTTCAGAGTCAACTTAAAATTAAAAGCTCAACGTTTTGATGAAGATTAAATAATCTCAATTTTGATAGTTGACGAAATCTATCGAAGACTTTATTACTCTCAAAGCTAAGCTGAAATATGCTTCCGATGAACATCCAGCAAATGAAGAAGATGATGAAGCAGATGGGAATAAATATAGAGGAAATCAACGCCATTGAGGTTATCATTAGAACTCCCAATGAGGAACTTATTTTCAAGAATCCGAGCGTTACCAAGGTTTCTGGGAGAGGTATGGAGGTTTTTCAAGTTATAGGTAGCTACGAAGTTGTTAAAAAGGTGGAGATTAGTGAAGAGGATGTCAAGCTGATAATGGAACAGGCGAATGTCGACGAAGAAACCGCTCGAAAAGCTCTAATAGAGGCAAACGGCGATTTAGCTGAAGCTTTGATGAAGTTGCAGAAATGAAACCTCCAGTTATTTTGGCAAGGGGAAAGCATACGTTCCTTGTTGAAAAGCTTGAAGGAACTCTGCACACTCACGACGGTATAATAAACTTAGAGGAACTAAAGGATAAGAACTTTGGGGATGAGGTTGAAACGCATTTGGGTGTTAAGTACAAGATTCTTCCCTACAGAGCTGTAGATTTCTTCAAGCACTTCAAAAGATCAGCGACACCTATAATGCCAAAGGATATTGGCGCTATAATAGCGTACACTGGTTTAAGTCCAGATTCTCTCATACTCGATGCGGGAACTGGAACTGGAATGATTGCAGCTTATATGGCATACTTCAACAAGTACGGTGAGGTTGTTACGGTGGAGAAACGAAAGGAGTTTGCAAAGGTGGCAAGGGAAAACTTCAAGCTTGCAGGATTAAAAAATATCCACCAAATTGTAGGTGATGTTCTTTTCGTAGCTGAAGGCTTTAAGAGGGAGTTCGATCTCATAATTTTGGATATGAAGGATGATGTAAAGTTCATTCCCAAGGCTTACGAGATTCTAAACTATGGAGGGTTTTTAGTCGTTTACAACCCCTACATCGAAGATACAAGAAATGTTTATTATAAAATGATAAAAATTGGATTTAGAAACGTTGAGAGCTTTGAAATCCTAAAAATAGATTACGAGCACAAGAGGGTTGGAACTAGACCCCTTACAAGGGTTTGGCATACCGGTTTTCTCGTTATAGGTAGAAAGATTTAATGTCCCAAATTGACTGCTCTCGAAATGTATCCCCTACTCCTGCTCGTATCCCTAACTTGGGCGGGATCGTTTATAGCAATCAAGATAGCTTTGAATTACTTAGACCCCTGCAACCTTGCATTTTACAGATTCCTCATAGCAACTCCGATAATGTTAATTTTGTTCAGACCGAATCTAAAAATCAGGTTAAAAGATCTTCCAAGCTTGATAATACTTGGATTGTCCGGCGTTACTCTCCTCTACGTCGTCCAATTCACAGCTTTGGAGTTGACTACAGCAACGAAGGCTTCAATACTCATAAACACAAGTGTAATATTTACGGCAATCCTCTCGCATATCTTTCTGAGAGAGGGTATGAACGTTAGAAAGATCCTCGGAATATTGATAGCCTTTCTCGGAGTCTTCCTCGTCGTTTCCAATGGACAGATAAACTTTACACCAAATTTGGGAGATCTCTTAATGATATTTGATGGCCTTCTATGGGCAATCTACACAGTTTTGGGAAAGGCAATGCTAAAAAGCTATAGGGTGGAACATCTAACAACTTACGCCTTTGCACTGGGAACAGCAATGCTCTTCCCCTTCGCACTCTCCAAAGGTTTGGCTAATCCGTTTGAGATGTCACTTGGTGCAATCCTCTCTCTTTTATACCTCTCCATACTATGTTCAGTATTCGCATATTTGGCTTGGTACTACGCTTTGAAAGCCTTACCTGCAACGAACGTTGCGGTCTTTACGTACTTGATTCCCCTTTTCACAGCATTGCTTGCCTACGTATTGCTAAAGGAGGAGATCACAATGTTTACGGCTTTGGGTGGAATACTGATAGTACTTGGAGTCTACTTTGTCGAAAGGGATTAATTTTCCCAATTAGATTTTGCTAAATGGAAGCTTTGACAAAGAGAAAAGATACAGTCAAGTTACTCATACTATCTTTACTTTTGAATGGGTTGAATCAGAGAGAAATTGCTAGGAGACTCGGCTTGACTCCGCAGGCAATTTCAGAGTACTTCAAAGAACTGAGTTCTGAAGGGTTCGTAAAGAACTATGAGATAACTGAGAAGGGCCTGAGATGGCTTATAGAGAGGATCTATGAAATTCATGTATGGTCCGAAAACATACTCAAAAATCTCTATTCGGAAAAGGTTGTTGCCATAGCAGTCGGGAGGGTTAGAAAGGGCGATAAGGTGAGATACTGGTTCGATACGGGTTTGATCTACTGCAAAGTCAGCGAAGACTACAACGCTGTAGCTCTAACTGATGGTGAAAATGAGGAAATCTTGATAAAGCCTATTGCGTTTAAGCCGCCCGAAAGAGGTAAGGTGACTGTTTTCGTTGTTCCTGATGTAACTCTCGGAGGAAGTAAAGCTGTGGACGTTCAAAAAATTTCCGAGCTTGCGGAAAATAAAGTAGTCGTTGCTCTGGGCGTTGAAGCCCTTGTAGCTTGTAGAAAGGCAAGTTTAAATCCCGTATTCTTCGGAGCTAAATGTTGCTGCGTTGAAGCAGTCCATCACGGCTGTGATGTTCTTGTCGTCTGTGCACAGTCTCTGTTGAACGACCTGATACAAACGCTTATTGACGAAGGTATCGAATACAAAATATTAAAATAGGCTGTAAAGTCCGTAAGCAACTGCAACAACCATAACTACATAAAATATTCTACTCCATTTAAATCCGTATTCTTCGGATATAACTTTCAGTCCGTTGAATGCGTGGAAAACCACGATTAGCAGGAAGATAACGTAGAAGACCTTTAAGCTCATTAGTCTCTGCAAGACTTCCTCGTAAGCCAAGCTCCCAGTTATGTGCGTTACGACGAAGTGGTATGTTACAAAGAGTACAAGTGCTATCCCCGTGAGAAGCTGAAGCAACCAGCTCAAACCCTTCATCCGATCACCTCCAAGCAGACGAATACCCAGATTATCAGCGTTATTATGGGTGTTGCATAAAGCAGAGCTTTTCTGTACCTGTAAAGTAGTCCAAACTCATGAAGTATTAGTCTAATTCCGTTCACTCCGTGATAAATTCCGACTAGGAACAGTAGTAAATCAAGCGGTAGAAACTCTTTGGATAGAGTAATCTTAATCAGATTTGCATATTCTCCGGTCTTTACTGTCCCTATGAAAACGAGATGTATGCAGAGGTAAATCGCTAAGATTACACCCGTTATCCTGTGCAGGTAAAATGCCACAGTATTCAGACTCATGTTACCACCTCATAGAGTGTTTCAAAACTTCAAGTCTTAACTTCTGAATGATCTCTGCTGGATTTAGATTCTTGGGACAGACTTCACTGCATTCAGAAACAAAGTGGCAGTGCCAGATGTAGTCGCTCAAAATCTTCAGCCTCTCTTCTTTACCCTCATCTCTGCTATCCTCATTGAACCTGTAAGCTATGACAATCGGAGCCGGCCCTAAGGTGCTCTTGGCTACGGGACATGCAGATATACATGAACCGCACTTAGTGCAAAGCGTGTATATGTAGTACTTTTTCAGCTGTTCTGGCGTTTGCCTTATCTCTCCATCAGATTCTCTTATCAAGTAAGGCTTGACAGTTTTAATCCTGTTGAAGAATCCTGCAAAGTCTGTTACCAAGTCCTTTATCACGTTGAAGTTTCTCAGAGGCTCAATTTTCACACTCTTACCCAGAGATGAAACCTGCGTTTCGCAAGCCAATCTAGGTTTTCCGTTTATAACCATCGCACAACTCCCACAGATCCCCATTCTGCAGGAGGCTCTGAAGGCTAGGGAGCCGTCTATATTCTCTTTAATGTAGTAGAGAGCCTCGAGAACTGTCATACCTTTCCTCACTGGAACCTCGAACTCGTCCCAATAAAATCTCTTTCCATCAAACCTTTTTATTCTGAATTTCATGCAATCACCTCAGTACTTTCTTTCAACAGGCTTCCATTTGGTGATCGTAACAGGTATGTAATCAACTTTAACTCCATCGGATGTCTTGTAGGCTAGGGAATGCTTCAGCCAGTTTTTATCATCTCTTTCTGGATAATCCAACCTGTAATGGGCACCTCTACTTTCCTGTCGCAGGAGAGCACAATATGCAACCACTTCAGCCAAATCAAGCATGTATCCTAGCTCTATGGTTGAGATTAGGTCGGTGTTAAAGCCTTTTGATTTATCAACAATTTCCACATTCCTATACCTTTCTTTGAGCTCTTTTATCTTTCTCACAGCCTCTTTCATTCCCCTTTCCTCTCTGAATATCCACAGGTTTTTATCCATAGTCTCGTTTAACTCCTTCTTAATCCTGTATGGACTTTCGTCTCCACTTCTTCCGAGCATCTCATCGAACAGCCTTTTCTCCTCTTTCAGATACTCTTCTCTGCTAACGCTTTTGAAATCTACCTTAGAAGCGTACTCTAAAGCTTTTTCACCTGCAATCCTTCCGAAAACAAGGCATTCGGCAGTTGAATTTGCCCCTAACCTATTTGCACCATGAATACTCACGCAGGCACATTCTCCGCAGGCAAACAAACCCTTTATCGGTGTTTCGCAGTTCACGTTAACGTGAATACCACCCATGGTGTAGTGCGCAACTGGTCTTACAGGAATCGGCTCTTCAACTGGATCTATGCCGACGAACTTCTTACACATGTCCCTTATTAAAGGTAATCTTTCCTCTATCTTCTCTTCACCCAAATGCCTTAGGTCTAGGGCTATGTAAGGGCCGTTTTCGCTTTCAAAACCTCTTCCCTCTATTATTTCCTTCCACATAGCTCTCGCAACAACATCTCTTGGAGCGAGCTCCATCCTCTCTGGAGCATACTTTTTCATGAATCTCTCTCCCTCTTTATTGATGAGATATCCCCCTTCTCCTCTACAAGCTTCAGTTATTAGTATTCCTGAAGGCACTAGACCAGTTGGGTGGAACTGGAAGAACTCCATATCCTTCAAGGGTACCCCACATCTGTAAGCGATGGCCATTCCGTCTCCAGTGACTGTATGACTGTACGTAGTGAATCCGTATAGCCTTCCAGCTCCGCCAGTCGCTATAACAACAGCCTTTGCCTCAAACACTATCAAATCTCCATTCTTCATGTCCACTGCTGTCAAACCTTTCACTCTTCCATCTTCAACAATCAGGTTGGTTGTGAAGAATTCGTTGTAGAAGTGGACGTTTTCGTAAACGTGCAATCTCTCGTAGAGTGTGTGAACCTCATGAAAACCCGTTCTGTCCATCGCAAACGTTGCTCTTGGGAAGGAGTGTCCCCCGAAAGGTCTCTGTGCTATTCTGCCGTCTTCAGTTCTGCTCCAAGGACATCCCCATCTATCTAAAGCGTAGATTTCCTTAGGACATTCTCTTACAAAGATTTCTACAGCATCTTGGTCAGCCAGAAAGTCCGAACCCTTTACAGTATCCCAAGCATGGAGATCAAAATTATCCTCTGGCTGTAGAACCGCTGCAGTCCCTCCTTCAGCGCAAACGCTGTGACACCTTATAGGATAAGTCTTTGATATTAGT encodes:
- a CDS encoding nascent polypeptide-associated complex protein, which codes for MLPMNIQQMKKMMKQMGINIEEINAIEVIIRTPNEELIFKNPSVTKVSGRGMEVFQVIGSYEVVKKVEISEEDVKLIMEQANVDEETARKALIEANGDLAEALMKLQK
- a CDS encoding tRNA (adenine-N1)-methyltransferase, which gives rise to MKPPVILARGKHTFLVEKLEGTLHTHDGIINLEELKDKNFGDEVETHLGVKYKILPYRAVDFFKHFKRSATPIMPKDIGAIIAYTGLSPDSLILDAGTGTGMIAAYMAYFNKYGEVVTVEKRKEFAKVARENFKLAGLKNIHQIVGDVLFVAEGFKREFDLIILDMKDDVKFIPKAYEILNYGGFLVVYNPYIEDTRNVYYKMIKIGFRNVESFEILKIDYEHKRVGTRPLTRVWHTGFLVIGRKI
- a CDS encoding DMT family transporter, whose protein sequence is MYPLLLLVSLTWAGSFIAIKIALNYLDPCNLAFYRFLIATPIMLILFRPNLKIRLKDLPSLIILGLSGVTLLYVVQFTALELTTATKASILINTSVIFTAILSHIFLREGMNVRKILGILIAFLGVFLVVSNGQINFTPNLGDLLMIFDGLLWAIYTVLGKAMLKSYRVEHLTTYAFALGTAMLFPFALSKGLANPFEMSLGAILSLLYLSILCSVFAYLAWYYALKALPATNVAVFTYLIPLFTALLAYVLLKEEITMFTALGGILIVLGVYFVERD
- a CDS encoding DUF7839 domain-containing protein → MEALTKRKDTVKLLILSLLLNGLNQREIARRLGLTPQAISEYFKELSSEGFVKNYEITEKGLRWLIERIYEIHVWSENILKNLYSEKVVAIAVGRVRKGDKVRYWFDTGLIYCKVSEDYNAVALTDGENEEILIKPIAFKPPERGKVTVFVVPDVTLGGSKAVDVQKISELAENKVVVALGVEALVACRKASLNPVFFGAKCCCVEAVHHGCDVLVVCAQSLLNDLIQTLIDEGIEYKILK
- a CDS encoding succinate dehydrogenase iron-sulfur subunit, translated to MKFRIKRFDGKRFYWDEFEVPVRKGMTVLEALYYIKENIDGSLAFRASCRMGICGSCAMVINGKPRLACETQVSSLGKSVKIEPLRNFNVIKDLVTDFAGFFNRIKTVKPYLIRESDGEIRQTPEQLKKYYIYTLCTKCGSCISACPVAKSTLGPAPIVIAYRFNEDSRDEGKEERLKILSDYIWHCHFVSECSEVCPKNLNPAEIIQKLRLEVLKHSMRW
- a CDS encoding succinate dehydrogenase/fumarate reductase flavoprotein subunit yields the protein MKVQHDIVIVGTGLAGMRCAIAIAEKSKEASVALISKTYPIRCHSVCAEGGTAAVLQPEDNFDLHAWDTVKGSDFLADQDAVEIFVRECPKEIYALDRWGCPWSRTEDGRIAQRPFGGHSFPRATFAMDRTGFHEVHTLYERLHVYENVHFYNEFFTTNLIVEDGRVKGLTAVDMKNGDLIVFEAKAVVIATGGAGRLYGFTTYSHTVTGDGMAIAYRCGVPLKDMEFFQFHPTGLVPSGILITEACRGEGGYLINKEGERFMKKYAPERMELAPRDVVARAMWKEIIEGRGFESENGPYIALDLRHLGEEKIEERLPLIRDMCKKFVGIDPVEEPIPVRPVAHYTMGGIHVNVNCETPIKGLFACGECACVSIHGANRLGANSTAECLVFGRIAGEKALEYASKVDFKSVSREEYLKEEKRLFDEMLGRSGDESPYRIKKELNETMDKNLWIFREERGMKEAVRKIKELKERYRNVEIVDKSKGFNTDLISTIELGYMLDLAEVVAYCALLRQESRGAHYRLDYPERDDKNWLKHSLAYKTSDGVKVDYIPVTITKWKPVERKY